A region of the Caldisericota bacterium genome:
AGCATTAATTCCCTTTTGCACGAAATTCCTGCCGATCTCTTGAGCTTTTCTTACTATTTCAAATACTTTTTTTTCTTCCCGCTCCGGCTCTCCCACGCAAACCATTCTTGTGGTATCAGAAGCATATCCATCAAAAAATACTCCGAAATCCAACACAATAAGCTCATGCGGGAGTATCTTTTTGTTAGAAGCAAGACCATGGGGAAGAGCGCCTCTCTTGCCTGATGCAACAATAGTATCAAAAGACGGCTTTAGCCCACCATTTCTTTTAAATCTATATTCCAGCTCGCTTGCAATATCCCTCTCGGTAATTCCTTCCTTTATAACAGTAAGCGTTTCGCTAAAAGATTTTGAAGAAATCGCACAAGCTTTCTTTATTTTTTCTACTTCTTGCAAATCTTTCACAATTCGCAGATCCTCAACCACATTGTCTAAAAATACGATCTTTAAAAATGAAAGAGAAGAAAGTGAGAGATATAAATCGAGCGTCATTCGATTTTTCTCGACTCCAAGCCAATGCACTTTCTCTTTGAGAAGGAGGTCTTTAAGATAATTGATAAATGGCGCTTTATACTCCAGTACTTCTACCCCCTCAAAAACTTCTCCTTCTGCCTGAACGGTAAATCGGGAATCTACAATCAAAAACAATTTACCACTTGCTACAAGTAAAAAAGCATCTTCCCCTGTAAAATTTGTCAGATAACGAATATTTGGAGTTGCAGTAATTAAAAAAGCATCGATATTATTTCCATTAAACCGCTCTAATAAATTATTCAATCTTTTTAGCATTTTTTCTATCTTCTATTCGAATGGATTTTGCTTTCCTATCTCTTCTTCCGGAGCCTCAAGCGGAGGTATTACAATGGCTCTATCTTGTAATTGTTTATCCACAAGCTCTATATTTCCTCGTGTTATCTTTGGTATCTCTACAGCAGGTAAAGCTTCTTTCGGAGCAAATAACTTAGGCATAAGATAAAAATTCAAGACAAGAAACATCGCAACAAGAATAAAAATAGTAAACCAAGTTCCTTTTGAAACGACAGATTTTCTTCTTCTTTTTTTCTTTTTCATAACTATATTTTTATTAACAATTTTCTCAGCCATATGCAACGCCTCACTTTCTCTGGGAAATATAAATCTCTCCGCTAATGCTCACATTGTATTCCACAGCATAAGAATCAGCACCTGCCACTGTCGTTCGTGGTTTTACTTTATTAATAGAAAGAGAATTCACCCGAACAATCTGTGGGAATCGATATATATGTGTGAGAAAATATCGCACATTATCTAACTTTTTAGCAGTAAAATTCAGTGTAAACGGTGTCGTATTCGCAGAAGCTTGTTGGTCTTTACCTGCTTTTGGAAAATCAAGTGAAGTATAATTTACGCCACATATCGTGCCTGTCACAAGGAATTCTTCCCCGAATATAAAATCATTTCTTTCAATAGGCAATACTTCTTGTAGTTGCAAAATACGGTCTTTCATAAAATCATTATCATTTACAAGAAGATCCATTTTTTTGTTCGCAAGATTAAGCAAAGAAAGTTTCTGTTCCCGCTCCATTATTTCCGCATTCAAGTCGTTCATTTCTTGAAATTGAGGTTTTAATAGAAACCAGTAGAATGCAAATGCAATAATTAAATAAATTATTATCATCAAAGCAAACTTAGTTTTAGGATTACCTAAACTGAAATTAACATCTTTCATTTCATCATCCCTTTCCATTGGAAGGAAATAGTAAATGTCGAGTACCCCTTTTCCTTATCTTTAGCAAGTTCCGATTCTTTAGGGAACGGTATGGAGTAATCTTCTAATGTTAACTGCATAAAATTCTCATTTTGCGAAAGAGCATTAAATGTCCATGCAAGTTTTTGGAAATCTAACGCATGTCCTGTTATCTTGACCAAATTTGTTTTTCGATCAACTTCTATTGAATTTAACGAGGCGTCTTTTGGCATAAACAAAGCAATCTCATCAATTAAATCATTCCATACAGTCTGCTGGCCAGTAAGAGAAGGAATTGTCGTTTCATAATAAAGAAGATTGCCACTTAAAGCAGCTCGCTCATCTAAAATTTTTTGTACGTTCTTTAAGACATCAATTTGGGCATTGACATTGTCAAGATAATTCGTCCTCTGAATCTTTGTATATACATTACTCGCATATATCCCAACTAAAAGAAGGACAACTGTAACTCCTATAAAAAGAATTTGCTTTTCTTCCCTCGAAAATCGTTTTCTTCTTGCCTTACTTGGCAATAAATTGATATCTACGATTTCATTCATATCTCATCCCTTTTTATACTTAAAGGCTGGCTTTTTTTGTTGTTTCTGGGCTTCCCTGGTCTTTCTTGCTTTTATAGCAGGTTTTGCGCGNNNNNNNNNNCAAGTAAATACTCCTTTGTAAATAATTCAGGACTCACTTCTGCTATATCAGCAAGCAATCGATCCGTACTAGCTGGGAAAGAAGTACTCTCTTCAATGTACTCGTTTATCCCTTTCAAGTTTGCACTGCCGCCTTCCACAAGAATCACCGTATCCATCGATTTTCCGTCATTGAATTTCTTAAAATAGTAATTTATCGACCTTCTAACCTCGAGCAGCAAATTATCCAGAAGAGGTAATATAGCCTTAGTTGCCGGATCTTTTCTGTTATTAAGATCCAGTTTTGTTTCCTTGATTTTCTGGGCTTCTTTAAAGTTTTTGCCAAGAGATTGAACTATCGCATCAGTGAACTTTTTCCCACCGATAGGAAGAGTTCTAAAAAAATTCACCCTCCCCTTGTCAATCATGCTCACAGAAGTATAAGTATGCCCAATATTTAACATAATAAAAAGAATC
Encoded here:
- a CDS encoding aminopeptidase P family protein, translating into MNNLLERFNGNNIDAFLITATPNIRYLTNFTGEDAFLLVASGKLFLIVDSRFTVQAEGEVFEGVEVLEYKAPFINYLKDLLLKEKVHWLGVEKNRMTLDLYLSLSSLSFLKIVFLDNVVEDLRIVKDLQEVEKIKKACAISSKSFSETLTVIKEGITERDIASELEYRFKRNGGLKPSFDTIVASGKRGALPHGLASNKKILPHELIVLDFGVFFDGYASDTTRMVCVGEPEREEKKVFEIVRKAQEIGRNFVQKGINASEVDIKVRKFIQDEGYGDYFIHGLGHGVGLEIHESPRLNADSKTILDENMVITIEPGVYLPEKFGIRVEDTILVGKENGIVLTELPYEIYIV
- a CDS encoding PilN domain-containing protein; the protein is MNEIVDINLLPSKARRKRFSREEKQILFIGVTVVLLLVGIYASNVYTKIQRTNYLDNVNAQIDVLKNVQKILDERAALSGNLLYYETTIPSLTGQQTVWNDLIDEIALFMPKDASLNSIEVDRKTNLVKITGHALDFQKLAWTFNALSQNENFMQLTLEDYSIPFPKESELAKDKEKGYSTFTISFQWKGMMK
- the pilM gene encoding pilus assembly protein PilM; its protein translation is DYKILNRVIPEDESPEKLNVVVVAAPLDAVQSIVDVMKEAGLDPIAIEVEPFSKLRLLQFIPDFDFKSEILFIMLNIGHTYTSVSMIDKGRVNFFRTLPIGGKKFTDAIVQSLGKNFKEAQKIKETKLDLNNRKDPATKAILPLLDNLLLEVRRSINYYFKKFNDGKSMDTVILVEGGSANLKGINEYIEESTSFPASTDRLLADIAEVSPELFTKEYLL